Sequence from the Thermus tengchongensis genome:
CCACCCCGTCCTCGAGGGCCTCCTGCATGACCCGGGCCGCCACGTAGGGGGAAACCTCCCGCAGGCGAGCCACCGGCGGGTAAAGGAGGTCTGGGAAGTGGGCCTTGGTGTAGTCGTAAAGGGCGTAGGCCGCCTCCAGGACCATGCCGTCCGTGACCTCCCGGGCCCGGGCCAAAACCGCCCCAAGGCCTAGGCCCGGGAAGATGAAGGCGTTGTTCCCCTGGCCGATGGGGATGGTGCGCCCCATGTACCCCACCGGGGGGAAGGGGCTCCCCGCCGCCACCAAAGCCCGGCCCTCCGTCCAATAGATGAGGTCGTCGGGCAGGGCCTCGGAGGCCGAGGTAGGGTTGGAGAGGGGAAAGATGACGGGGCGCTCGCTAAAGGCCAACATGGCCTTGGCCACAGGCTCGGTGAAGCTCCCTCCCTGACCGGAAAGGCCCAGGAGGACGGTGGCCTTGGCGTTGCGGATGGTCTCCAGAAGGCCAGGGTAGGGACCGGAGAACTCCCAGCCCGCAAGGCGCTCGGGCCGCTGGGCGTAAGGACGCTTGTAGTCCTCCATGCTCCGCCCCTCCACCAAAAGCCCCTTGGAGTCCAGCACCAGCACCCGGGCCCGAGCTTCCTCCTCGGAAAGGCCTTCCCGCTTCATGCCCTCCCGCAGGGCCCAAGCCACCCCGATACCCCCGGCGCCCGCCCCATAAATCACGATCACCTGCTCGGAAAGCTTCTCCCCCTTCAGACGGCAGGCGGAGAGCACCCCTGCCAAAGCCACCGCTCCTGTCCCCTGGATGTCGTCATTGAAGGAGGGTATCACCTTGCGGTAACGCTCCAAAACGGCGAAGGCCGTCTCCTTGGCAAAGTCCTCCCATTGGATTAGGGCCTTGGGGTAGCGCTTGCGCACCGCCTCCACGAACCGGTCCAGGAAGCGGTAGTACTCTTCCCCCCTCAGGCGCTTGTGCCGCACCCCCAGGTAGAGGGGGTCGGCCAGGAGGTCTTCCCGGTCGGTGCCCACATCCAGCTCCACGGGCAGGGTCTTGTCCGGCCCCACCCCCCCTGCGGCGGTGTAGAGGGTGAGCTTGCCGATGGCGATGGCCATGCCCCCGTACCCCTGGTCCCCGATGCCCAGGATGGCGGAGGAGTCCGTGGCCACGATGAGGCGGACCTCCTCCAGGGGAACGTTGGCCAGGGCCTCCTCGATGTGGCCGATGTTTCTGGTGCTGGCGGTGAAGCCCCGGGGGTAGCGGTAGATGTGGGAGAACTCCCGCACCGCCTCCCCCACCGTGGGGGTGTAGAGGATGGGAAGCATCTCCTCCAGGTGGTCCACCAAGAGGGCGTAGAAGAGCACCTCGTTGCGGTCCTGAAGGTGGCGGAGGTAGATGTGCTTCTCCAAGGGGCTCTGGATCAGGCGGTAGCGGCGGTAAACCCGCTCCTTTTGCTCCTCCAGGGTGTTCACGTGGGGGGGGAGGAGGCCCTCGAGGCCCAAGGCTCTCCGCTCCTCCTCCGTGAAGGCCGTGCCCTTGTTGAGAAGGGGAAGCCGAAGCAAAAGAAAACCGGAAACGTAGGGCTCCAGGTAGCGCTCGCCTCGTTCGTCCCGTTTGACATCGTAATAGCGGCTAACCGGCATAGCCCTATTCTTCCACCACCAAAGCGGCAAGGCTAGGGTAGAAACGTCCTGAGCGCGATGTAAAGAGGGGTTGGCCCTCCCCGCACCTGCAAGGGGAGGCCGGGGCACCCCAACGGGTGGGAGGGACCAGGACGGACGCCCAAAGGAAACCCGCCTCCTGCTGGTGGTCCGCTGACAGTGGCCCCTTAGTGGGGGCATGCACATCCTGGTAAACGACGACGACGGCCTCTTCAGCCCCGGGCTTTGGGCTTTGGCAGAGGCGGCAAGCCGCTTTGGCGAGGTCTTCGTGGCGGCTCCGGACGTGGAGCAAAGCGGGGTGGGCCACGCCATCACCATCGCCCACCCCGTGCGGGCCCTCCCCCACCCATACCCTTTGCCGGGCCCCCACTTTCCCGCCTACCGGGTGCGGGGTACCCCCGCCGACTGCGTGGCCCTGGGCCTCCGCTTCTTCGGCCCCGTGGACCAGGTCCTTTCCGGCATCAACCTGGGGAGCAACCTGGGCCACGAGATCTGGCACTCGGGCACCGTAGCCGCCGCCAGGCAGGGCACCCCGCATCGCCCACCACCTAAGCCTGGACCGGGCCACAGCCCGGCGGGACCTCAGGCGGCGGGTGAAGGGGTGGTTGTGGCTGCGGCGGTGCTACGGGAGCGTGGAGGAGGTGAGGCGAGGGGTGGAGGAGGCGTTGAGGAAGCTGCAGGAGCGCCTGGAGAGGGAAGTGGGGCAAAGCCTATGCAGGGCTACTTAGCCTGGATCAAGCCAAGGGCCAAACCAACGCATTGGGGTGAACAACAGAAAACCCGGGAGTGTCCCGGGTTTTTTCCTCCCCACCCTGGTGGGCGGCGTAGGACTTGAACCTACGACCTCTCGCGTGTGAGCCGAAGGCGACGGTTATGTGCTCCAGAACGGCCTGGTAGCTTTTAGTCTCCCCTAGCGGAAAAATCCCTTCCGGGTAGTGCTAGGTTAAGCGCTTTGGTACACCCTAATCCGAAGCCTCTAGGTGTAATAAGGTGTCAAGCCCGAGGGCGGCCCGGCGGCGGTCCTCCTCCTGGAGGTGCTGGTAGACCCGGAGGGCCAGGGCAGGGTCCGCATGCCGTAGCCGCTCCGCCACCTCCTTGGGGCTCAGGCCGGCCCGGAAGGCCAGGGAGGTGTAGGTGTGCCGGAGGCCGTGGGGGGAAACGTAGGGCACGCCGGCCTTCTGCACCAGCCCCTTCCAGGTGCGGAGGAAGGAGCGGTAGCCCAGGGGGGTCCCCACCTCGGAGGGGAAGATGAGCCCGTGCTCCTCCCACCGGCGGGCCACCGCCTTCTCCTCCTCCTGGGCCAGGCGGTGTTCCGCCAGGAGAGCCTGCGTCCGGGGGTCCAGGTAGAGGTAGCCCTGGGACCTGGGGGTCTTGGTGGGCCCCAGGGTGCCGTCCCGGCGGAGGGTGTGGCGGATCCAGAGGCGATCCCCCTCCCAGTCCTCCCAGCGGAGGGCCAGGGCCTCCCCTATCCGGAGACCGGTGGCCAGCATGAGGGCAAGCATGGGGTAAAGGCGGTGCCCCTCCGCGGCCTTCAGGAACTGGGCCGCCTCCCCCGCACTCCAGGCCCGGGCAGGGCGCACCTGGCCCGAGGGGGGCGGGTCCACGGCCTCCACGGGGTTCCGTTCCAGGAGGCCCGCCCTCACCGCGTCCCGTAAGGCGGCCTTGAGGAACTGGTAGGCGTGGCGGCGGACCGAGGGGGAAAGCCCCCGCTCTGCCAGCTCCGCAAAGAGGGCCTGGATGGCGAGGGGGTTCAGGCGGGGCAGGGGGGTAGAGGCCAGGGGCTCCAGGAGCTGAAGGTAGTGGCGGTAGGTGTTCAGGGTGGCCGGCCTCAAGCCCTTGCTCTTGGCCCGGTGGTCCGCCCAGTGGCGCAGCCAGTCCCCGAGGCGGAGGCGGCCCGGGTCCTGCACCACGGCGTAGCCCGCCTTGGGCAGGAGGCGGGCTAACTTTTCCGCCACCTCCCGGCGGGTGCGGCCATACACCCACTTCTTCTTCTGCCGCCCATCCGGCCCGTAGCCCACCGTGACGAAGCCCGCCCAGCGCCCGTCCTTGCGCTGGAAGATGCTGCCTTCACCTTTGCCTCTACGGGACATGCCAAGCCCTTCTCAGGTTCGCCCAAATGCTTTGGGCCTCCTGAAGGTACTTCTGCAAGCTATTAGGGTCCGGACACTTGTAGCGGACCTCAAAGCTGAGGCTGAGGAGGTGGTTGTAAGCCTTCCTATGCTTCCTTGCTACCCCAGCCCTTTTGAGGAGGGACTTGACCTCTTGGTGGTCTTCCGGCTCATCGTTAATGCCCCGGTGGATCAGGTAGGCCCTCGCCTGATGGTAGGAAGCGTAAAAAAAGGCCGTGACCGCCCAATCCTTGTAGGTTCCACCTGCCAAAGTGAGGGCCAGGGTCTCGTTATGGATGGCCTGGGCTTTGTGCTGGTTCAGGTGGGGCATCTTCGCTCAGGAGAATGACGGTGATGTCTTCCAACCCGTACTTTTCCTCCACATCCAGGGCAAGGTCGTAGATGGGTTCTAGCTCCTCGTAGGTGTAGCGCTCCGGAGGATGGTAAGCGTAGAGAAGGATGTACCCCTTCCTTACCTGCGGTTCCTCAAAGCGGGTGATGAGGCCTTCCTCCCGGAACCTCTCAAGCCCCTGGATGAGTTCTTGTACGGCCTGACGCTCCACCCTGAGGTCATCTTCCCTTTCCTTCTGGAGCCTGACAAGAATCACCTGAACATTTTCCTCAGGGATAGTCCTCAAGAGCAGAGCGAAGAGGCCCCTTTGAGTCTCCTCAAAATAGCGCACAGGGATTTTTTTTGGTGGAGGGAAGAAGGTAGTGCGTATTTGCTCCTCCCAAATCCTTTGCGAAGTGATGGCGCTTGGCATCCTAAACCTCCTCCCCCACAGCTTGCAGAAACTGCTTCAGAGTTTCGTACAAAAACTTTGCCTGCGGAGGGGTAAAAGCATAAGCCCCTGTAAGGGTCAAGTGCATGGCATGCTCACTCGTGCTGTTTCCCTTAGGAAGGGGCATCCCGGACAAGAGACCTAAAGTGAGGATCTTTAGCTCAAGGTTTTGGTTGATGACCACGCCGCTCACGTAAACCGGTGTTACCCTATCAGGGGGGATGTAAATCTGCTCCGGAAGGTCGGGCTTTTCACTCATACCAAACCTCCTTTTACTTCCTATGGCGGCTTACGGTCATGCCGCTCACGTAAAGAGGCACGGCCCGGTAGGGGTCCGAGATGGAGAAGCGCTGGGGGGGTGGGGTTTGTTGGTCAGGCATGGGGTACCTTCCTGCTTTTCACCTAACAACACAGGTCCCGTCAGGTCTTTGTTGTCCAAGGCGTGTAGGGGATTCGTAATAGTCCCAATACAAGCCGTACAGCCTTTCACGAGCGTGGCGGACAACAACAACATCGCCCGGAACATACCGTGAAAGCTCGTAACGGACAGAGCTCACAAAGGGGGTTGGAACTCCGTTGATTGCTACTATGACATCCCCCTCACGAACACGCGCCAAATATAGGGGGCCTCCACTTTGCAGGGAAACGATTTTTGCTCCCCTGGGATTTTGATGGTCTTGAAGATAAGCGCCAAGGCAAGCAGGCCCAGCAGTAGGGGGCTCAAAATCGGGAAGAGTGACGGTAACGGGGGAGCAAGCGGTGAAAATGTAGGCTCCTAACAGAAGGCCGAAAAGCACCCTCATACTCACACCTCCCTAATGCTGATTACCCGGTAAACCTCCCCCACGATCTTCGCTTCATCTGGGGTGAGGATGGGGCCCTTGGGGTTGTCCGAGGCGAGAACCCAACCGCTCTTGGTGCGGCGGGCCCGCTTGACGGTAAGGCCGTCCCCTATGATCTCCACCAGGAAGACCTTCCCCTCCCTAAACTCCTTGAGGTTCTGGTCCACCAGGACGTAGTCCCCATCCCGGATGCCACCTTCTTCCCCGTTGTCCATGCTGTCCCCTTCTACCCGGAAGACGATGCTCCCCGGGCGAAGCCAGCGCTTAGTGATGGGGATGTGCTCCACCGTGGGCCAGGGGCGGCCCCCCGAGGCAGAGCCGATGACCGGGACAAGCTCAATCTCATCTGGCGAGACGGGCTTAGCGTCTCCGCCTCGCTTGGGCTGGGTGTAGATGGAGGGGACCTCCAGGCCCGTAGCTTCAGCAAACTCTTCGGGGGTCCAGCGGAGAGTGGCCAAAATGCGGTCTAAAGTGGCAGGCTCCTTATAGGCAAGGTAGCGTATAGCGTTCTCAACGTTTGGCAAAAAGCGGGTTGCTGCCCAGCTTGGGCTCTTCCCAACCTTAGTGGAAAAAGAGGCTTGGGAAATCCCTAAAGTCTTTAAGCGGGCCTTGATCGCTTCCGCCGGGTCTTTAACGGCCACCATAAAACCCCTTACCACTTAGGGTAATGAGGCAATAACTACAGGTGGTATTGACAAAACCTTAAGTAGTAGTCACAATGGGTGACGATGACCGGAGTGGGCCAGAAGCTAAGGGAGCTAAGGCTCAAGCGGGGCCTAAGCCAAACCAAGTTAGCTCAAAAAGTGGGGGTTTCTCAAACATTCATTTCCGCCTTGGAGATGGGGCTTAAACAGCCCAGTTTAAAAACCCTTTTGGCTTTGGCGGATGCTCTTTCTGTTTCCCCCGATGAGTTGCTACATGTAGCGGCTGAGGAGGTTCCCCATGATTCCTGACTGGGCCCCCATCCTGGCGACCTATCTCCTCGGGGTCTTCCTGGCCCTCTCTACCCTGCTCCTCTACCTGCAGGGCCGCGGCCTTAAGCCCGGCCCTGTCGTGCTTGCGGTTGTTTCGTTTATCGCCGGGGTGGCCGGGATCCTCCTGGCCTACCTGGCCGCCCTGGCGGCGTGGGGAGGTGGAAGGTGAAGCGGGAAGGGTTCTGGTGGCGTTGGGGTTTAGACGCCGTGGGGGGCGTTCTCCTCGGGCTCATCCTCCTTTGGGCCTTGGCCAACGCCCCCGCGGTGGGGAGGTGAGGCATGGACAAGCCGGTGTACCGGGTGGACGAGGTGGCAAAGTTGCTGGGGGTCTCAAAGGACACGGTCTACGAGCTGGTACGCGCTGGGCGCATCCCCCACAAGCGCATCGGGCGGCGGATCGCCATCCCCAAGGTCCTCTTCATGGAGTGGCTCAACACGCCGGACCCCTGGGAGTCCTACGACGTGCCCCGGCGTAGGGAGGTGAGGCCATGACGGAAGTGCAGGGCAGGGCGGCCAAGATTCTGGCTGGGCGGGCGTTTGAGATCGGCGGGCGCTTCTCCAAGGCGGCCCGGGAGCTCCTGGAGTCCGGGGAGGTGAGCGTGGCCCTGGCCCAGGACCTCCTGCGGCACGCGGCGGCCTTCCACCTGGCCGTGGTGCTTCTGGAGGAGGGCCAGGAGGAGGAGGCCATCCGGACCCTGAACCACCCGCACCGCATGCGGGGGTACGAGGTGCCCTAGGGGGTGGGGGATGCTGGACATGGAGCGCATAGAGGCTGAAGAGCGGGCCCAGGGCATCCAGCACGTGCGGGTCATGCCCAGGTGGAAGGCCGGTATGCGCCGCCTGGCCCGGGCGGGCTACATCGTCTCCCTCCGGCGGGAGATCGGCCCCCGGGACGGGGAGTACTGGTTCTGGGCCCGGGCTTCCTACCTGGACGAGGGCCTTTTTGACTCCGGCCTCCGCCTGGTGGCCGAGGTGGGACCCTTCCCCGAGCCCGACCAGGCCGTCCAGGCCCTTCTCGGGGAGGTGGGGGTGTGACGGTGCAAACCCCCGACCGGACTTTCCATCTGGGAGAGGCTCCTAACGTGGCCGGGTTGGTGCGGGCTCTTCGCGAGCGGGGGTACAAGACCTCCTTTGAGCTCAGCTACTACACGATGGAACTTTCCCCCAGCAGCCCGGTCAGCATGATCCTCTGGATCAATGTCTTCTCCCCCGAGCTCGGGGACCGGGCCCATGTGCGGCTCCGCTCCTCAACCTACGCCCGCACCCCCGAAACGGCGTGGCAGATCCTCCCCTCTCCCGTTTTTTGGGGGGCCTACTGGTCCGCAACCGTACCGGGGGGCAAGGGCTCCATCAGGGCCGCCCGGGAGAAAGCCCGGCTGGTGCTGAAGGCCTTCGCCCCCATCATCCCTCCCAACGGGTACATCTACGTCTCCGTTGAGGGCGGCCTGAAGGCCAACGGTTGGCATAAGCCCCAAACCCGCATCTTCGCGGTGAAGAAGCTCCTTGAGGGTCCCCCCTCCGTGTTTGACGAGCTCCCTTCAGACCTCGGCGTGCTGCTGAAGAGCTAACCCCTGCCCCGGGGGCCATCCCCCCGGGGCTTCCCTTCCGGAGGAAACATGGACGCGGAACTCCAAGCCAAGATTGAGGCCATCCGGCAAACAAACCCTGGGATGGCCGAGGCCCTGATGCGGACCTACGAAGCCCTCAGGGCCAAGCAGGAAGGCCAGCAGAAAAGGAGCCCCCATGACGAGGAGGCCCACCAGGACGAGGAAAACCCCCGGCCCCAAAAGGCCGAGAAGGCCCCTCCCCCTCCTCCGGCGGCTCATCCTACCCCCCTACCCCCGGCAGGCCCGGCAGAGGCCCTTAAGGAGGCGGAAAGCCTCCAGGAAAAGCCCGCCCAGGACCTGACCTGGGCCGAGGTGCGCCTCTTTGAGTGGCGGGACCTCCTGGCCAAGGCGGAAGACCTCATCCGCAAGGCCGGGGACTGGGAGGCCCTGGGTCCCCTCCAGCCCCTGGTGCGCCTCCTTGTGGCCTTCGCACTCCGGGAGGGGGCCCGCCACGTACCTGAACGGGAAGCAGCGGTCTTCCTGGCCCAGTGGGAACTGGCCGCGATGCTGGAGGTCTCCACCCGCACCCTGGAGCGCTGGCTCAACGACGACCGCTACGAGCCCTACCGCAGGGTGGCCCAGGACTGGATTGCCTGGGAGACCTGGATGACCTCGGGGGAGGGGATTGGGAAGCCCCACGCGGTCCGGGGGGGCACGGTCTGGCGGGTTCGCGTCAAGCCCGTGCGGCGGAAGGAGGGGCGGAAGATCCGGGTCCTGGCCCCCTACCTGACCCTCCCCTGGCGGAATCTCGCCCAGGACCGCAAGGAAAAGCGCACCGAGCGGACGGCGAATGCGAACTCCGACACAGTGTCGGGATATAAAAGACTCCATCAGTTAGGGAATGGCTTAACTCTCCAGATCTTAGTAGGGGGGCCGTTACCCGCCTTCCAAAGGGAGAAAACCCCGTTACCTTTATATCCCGACACTCGGGCGGCAAGGGACCTCCGGGCCCTCCTCCGGGCCGCCTCCATCCCGGGAAGCCGGGAAGGGCGGCGCTCCTGGGCCCAGGAGGTGGCCTCGGCCATCGCCCGGGCCCTCGGGGACCAGAAGAGCATGGCCTTCTGGCTCCGGATGGTGTGGGCCGCCCTGCGGGTCATCGCCTACGGGGGCGGGGAAGGGGTTTTGCGGGTCCTCTTCCGGGTGGTCTCCATCGCCCAGGAGGCCCGGCAGGACGGCTTTGCCCGCTCCCCGGGGGCCTACGCCCAGCACCTCCTCAAGCGGGAAGGCTTCTTTGACCTGGTGGCCCCCTTCGCGGCGTACCGGGTGGGGTGAACCATGCGGCTGGACCGGATGAACCCCGAAGGCTTGAAGCTGGTCCTTTCCGGCCTACCGGAGAACGCCCGGGCCAAACCGGGGAAACCTGTTTGGACCCTCATCCGCACCTCTGAGGCGGACGGGGTCCAGGTGGGGCTGAAGTGGGACGGCTACGGGTACATCGTCTACCTGAGGCGCCCCAACGGGAAGGAGTACCTTCAGGAGATGGAGGTCATCCTCAGGGCGCTAAACCTGGGCCGCACCCTGGAGATCACCGAGGCCCAGGGTAAACTCCCCCGCAAGTGGGGCCCGAGGAAGTATCTTGTGGCCATCGTGGTGCCCGAGGGAGAGGAGGGAGTGGCATGACCCGGAACACCCTGATCAGCCTGGTGGGCCTGGTGGGGATCGCCCTCTACTTCGCCCTTCAGCCCTCCCGGCCTGCCGCCACGCCGGTGCAGGAGGAACCCTACAGTGCACCCCGGCCTGCCGTCCCGGCGGTGCACGGCGAACAAACCCCGTCCGGGAGCCCGGAAGTGCGGATTGAACTTTTGGGCGAAGCGGCAGGCTGCGGCGCACGAATCACGTCCCTGGGCCGCTCCGGGGCGGAGGTGGTCTTGAGCTACGAGGGGGAGGCCTCCCGGATTTGGGCGAAGTGGCCCGGCGGGACGTACCAAGCCCGTGTGGAAGACGCTTGCTCCGGTTTGACCTGCCGCCTCGTACTACCCCGTCCTGGCATGGGGGAGGTGCAGGTGGGCCTAGACGCGTGCCCAGGGGTGGAAATCCCCTGACACCTGGAGGCGATACGTGGTAGAGTGGGAGCAAATGGAAGAGCTGCGCAAAGGACGCCCTTCACGCCGCCTGTTGGACTTGGCTTCCCGGAAAAGGAACCCCATTCCCCTGGAGCGCCAGCCCCTGGAAGCCCTCCTCTACGCCCTTCTGGGCAACCTCCAGGCGGCCCGGTCCATCGCCCAGGCCCTGGAGGGGGACATCCGCAACATCCACGGCTGGGACATCCGGGACCTGGAGGCCCTTCCCGGGGTGGGGCGGGGGGTGATCGGCAAGCTGGCGGCCCTGGTGGAGCTCATCCGGAGGCTGCACCAGCCGAGGCCCAAGATGTAGTGCCCTGCCGCACATCCAATCAACATCTAGCGGCTTGTGCAAACGTGGTCTGACCCCCTACGGTAGGGAAGGGAAAGGGGTAAGCCCCATAAGGGGGCACCATGACGGCTACCGTGGCTATTGAGAAAGCAAAGCTCCTCCGGAAGGAGAGCGCGGGAGCACTACCCCCTGTCCCTTCGTTGGTCAAGGAGGGGCCAAGGCTTTTCCGGGAACTGGAGGAGTTTGTCCGCGAGAAGTGGGTTGAGCTTCCTCCGGAAGGGCAGGAGGTCCTGAAGGGCTTAGCCTACAGGCTGATCGAGCCCCCCAAGGATTTGCTCACCCGGCTTAAGGCCATTCCGGTGTCCCTTCAGTTGGCCTGGGCAGCTATGAAGGGGCAAATCACCCTCCAGGACCTGGCGGAGTTTTCCCAGGCGGCCCTGGACTTTGCCCGGGCGGTCCTGGACCGCGTGGAGGGAGAGAACCCCGCTTTCCGGGAAAGGGTTTCCCAGGCCTTGCAGGAGGCCTTGGAAGGAAAAACCTCCCCCTTGACCCTGGATGAGCTCCGCTCCGCCATCCTGGACGATTGAAAAGGCCGAGGGCTTCCTCAAAGACCTAAAAAGGCTGGCGAAGAGCCTTTACAAGTCCGATCGGCAGCGGATTGAGTTTGCCGACTACCTTTCATCCCTATACCTGAACTGGGGGGCTACCGGCTTGCCGGTTAGTGCGCCTCCCATGCAAGGTTTTTCGCTTCCTGAAGGGACCCGCCTTCACAAGGTTTACCTAAATCCCCCGGGTACTAGAGGCGCCAGCGGGGAGATGCGCGTCCTCGCGCTGGTCCAAGAGGAGCAGCGCAGGATTGCTCTCCTCATGGCCTACACCCACGCGGAATACGAAAGCCAACCCCCCAAGAGGGAAATCCAAAGGAGAATAGAAGAAGCGCTTTAGCGTCCCCAAGGGCGAAAAGCCGCTTTGCACCGGCGCGGCGGCCTGCCGCTTTGACCCTTTAGGCCGCCTTGCACCGGCAGGTGGGCAGGTCCACCTGCACCTTCGCCTTGCACCTTCCTGCCGAGCTTGATTCTCCCCCCACCCTTCCCGAGCCTGAGGGCATGGCCACCACCTACCGGCGCGTGCCCGTGGACCCGGAGAAACCCCTGGGCCCGGGCACCTACGAGATCGTGGCCGCCCACCGGAGCGGGGACGCTTCCCGGGTTACCCGGGCAGATTTGGAGAGGGCGCTCCAGGCCAAGTACGGCTCCGGGGTGAGGGTCCTGGACTGGGGTAAGAGGGGCGGGGACCTGGTGATCCGCCTCCAGGTCACGTCTTCCCCTTCGGGCTCCGGTTCCTCCGGGCCCACCCTGGACCCCTGGGCCGTGCCCCCCTCCTACGGCGGGTCGGGGTGCGGGTCCCGCTACTGCCCCCAGCCCATGAGCTGGGGCGGGGGCTACGAAGACCTCATCCAGCCGGCCTTCCTGCCGGCCCTTCCCGCCCTCCTCTCCGCGGCGGCGGTGGTGGCGGTCCTGTACCTGACCTTCCGCATCGTGGCGGCCATTAAGGAGACGGTCCAGCTGGTCCCCGAGCCCGCCCGTACCGTGGCCGTGGCGGGTACCGGGGTAGGGGTGGCGGCCCTCGGCCTGGGTGTCCTGGCCCTGGCCGTGTGGCCGAGAAGGAGGAGGTGAACATGCCCAAGCGCAGGAAGACCCGCAAGCGCAAGACCCGGAAGAGCCGGAGGTAAAGAGCCGGAGGTAGGCCATGACCCTGAGGCTTCCCGAGAACCTTTTGGCGGAGAAGGTGGAGATGCCCCCACCGGAGGCCCCCCGTGAGGTGGAGGCCGTCCCCTTGCGGGAGGGGGAGCTGGACCCCGTCCTGACCCGGGCGGTGGAGTCCCAGCCCGAGGTGGGGGTATCCGCGGGATCCCGCGGGAATCCCGGGCCGGAGGTGAAGGGAAAGAAAAGCGTTGAGGAGGCCAAGAACCCAAAGCCCGCCCCTGCCCAGGCTAAACCTACCCTCTCGGGGTACGCCGTGGCCCTTCTGGGCGCGGCCCTGGTGGTGGCGGCGGCGGCCCTAG
This genomic interval carries:
- the surE gene encoding 5'/3'-nucleotidase SurE — encoded protein: MHILVNDDDGLFSPGLWALAEAASRFGEVFVAAPDVEQSGVGHAITIAHPVRALPHPYPLPGPHFPAYRVRGTPADCVALGLRFFGPVDQVLSGINLGSNLGHEIWHSGTVAAARQGTPHRPPPKPGPGHSPAGPQAAGEGVVVAAAVLRERGGGEARGGGGVEEAAGAPGEGSGAKPMQGYLAWIKPRAKPTHWGEQQKTRECPGFFPPHPGGRRRT
- a CDS encoding tyrosine-type recombinase/integrase — translated: MSRRGKGEGSIFQRKDGRWAGFVTVGYGPDGRQKKKWVYGRTRREVAEKLARLLPKAGYAVVQDPGRLRLGDWLRHWADHRAKSKGLRPATLNTYRHYLQLLEPLASTPLPRLNPLAIQALFAELAERGLSPSVRRHAYQFLKAALRDAVRAGLLERNPVEAVDPPPSGQVRPARAWSAGEAAQFLKAAEGHRLYPMLALMLATGLRIGEALALRWEDWEGDRLWIRHTLRRDGTLGPTKTPRSQGYLYLDPRTQALLAEHRLAQEEEKAVARRWEEHGLIFPSEVGTPLGYRSFLRTWKGLVQKAGVPYVSPHGLRHTYTSLAFRAGLSPKEVAERLRHADPALALRVYQHLQEEDRRRAALGLDTLLHLEASD
- a CDS encoding helix-turn-helix domain-containing protein — its product is MTGVGQKLRELRLKRGLSQTKLAQKVGVSQTFISALEMGLKQPSLKTLLALADALSVSPDELLHVAAEEVPHDS
- a CDS encoding NAD-dependent malic enzyme, coding for MPVSRYYDVKRDERGERYLEPYVSGFLLLRLPLLNKGTAFTEEERRALGLEGLLPPHVNTLEEQKERVYRRYRLIQSPLEKHIYLRHLQDRNEVLFYALLVDHLEEMLPILYTPTVGEAVREFSHIYRYPRGFTASTRNIGHIEEALANVPLEEVRLIVATDSSAILGIGDQGYGGMAIAIGKLTLYTAAGGVGPDKTLPVELDVGTDREDLLADPLYLGVRHKRLRGEEYYRFLDRFVEAVRKRYPKALIQWEDFAKETAFAVLERYRKVIPSFNDDIQGTGAVALAGVLSACRLKGEKLSEQVIVIYGAGAGGIGVAWALREGMKREGLSEEEARARVLVLDSKGLLVEGRSMEDYKRPYAQRPERLAGWEFSGPYPGLLETIRNAKATVLLGLSGQGGSFTEPVAKAMLAFSERPVIFPLSNPTSASEALPDDLIYWTEGRALVAAGSPFPPVGYMGRTIPIGQGNNAFIFPGLGLGAVLARAREVTDGMVLEAAYALYDYTKAHFPDLLYPPVARLREVSPYVAARVMQEALEDGVAEEERVKGLSFKGLMEFVRSRFWEPKYLPYRPAPVI
- a CDS encoding helix-turn-helix domain-containing protein; amino-acid sequence: MDKPVYRVDEVAKLLGVSKDTVYELVRAGRIPHKRIGRRIAIPKVLFMEWLNTPDPWESYDVPRRREVRP
- a CDS encoding S24 family peptidase, whose amino-acid sequence is MATLRWTPEEFAEATGLEVPSIYTQPKRGGDAKPVSPDEIELVPVIGSASGGRPWPTVEHIPITKRWLRPGSIVFRVEGDSMDNGEEGGIRDGDYVLVDQNLKEFREGKVFLVEIIGDGLTVKRARRTKSGWVLASDNPKGPILTPDEAKIVGEVYRVISIREV
- a CDS encoding JAB domain-containing protein, coding for MEELRKGRPSRRLLDLASRKRNPIPLERQPLEALLYALLGNLQAARSIAQALEGDIRNIHGWDIRDLEALPGVGRGVIGKLAALVELIRRLHQPRPKM